One genomic window of Streptomyces spiramyceticus includes the following:
- a CDS encoding type III PLP-dependent enzyme produces the protein MSIELPPSAAPRSAYPVDVLPAAVRHRLLELAQAQVPVSAYVYDGAVAAERARELRRALPEWAAVYYAVKANSFPGIVQALAPHVDGFEVASCAELELAVSAKPVAGGTPAPVVAAGPAKSVPVLTALVRAGAEAINAESLLELHRISRIAVGEGLRARVALRVNPATIPVTGSLHMGGVPSQFGVAEPDVPGVLREALQLPGLDLIGFHIHAASNNLDAEAHAAYLRWCVEWSVRTARDNGMDLRHIDIGGGIGVAFEGEKPFDVARFGELAAAVEVPAGVKVVLEPGRFLVADCGWYAAEVTDVKESYGEAFVVLRGGINHFQLPTSWDIVHNMAVMPVENWAEECPRPCAEETRVTVVGELCTPEDTLLRDVLVDRIRAGDLVVFPYAGSYGWEFAMHSFLGHPVAERHLL, from the coding sequence GTGTCCATTGAGTTGCCGCCGTCCGCCGCCCCGCGATCCGCCTACCCCGTGGACGTGCTCCCTGCGGCGGTCCGCCACCGTCTGCTGGAGCTGGCACAGGCCCAAGTGCCGGTGTCGGCCTACGTATACGACGGTGCTGTCGCCGCAGAGCGTGCGCGCGAGTTGCGCAGGGCGCTTCCGGAGTGGGCAGCCGTCTACTACGCCGTGAAGGCGAATTCCTTCCCGGGCATCGTCCAGGCGCTGGCTCCGCATGTCGACGGCTTCGAGGTCGCTTCCTGCGCGGAGCTCGAACTCGCCGTATCGGCCAAGCCGGTGGCCGGAGGCACCCCGGCCCCGGTGGTCGCCGCCGGGCCCGCGAAGTCCGTCCCCGTCCTGACCGCCCTGGTCCGGGCCGGAGCCGAGGCGATCAACGCCGAGAGTCTGCTCGAACTGCACCGGATCAGCCGGATAGCCGTCGGTGAGGGCCTCCGCGCGCGAGTGGCGCTCCGCGTCAATCCCGCGACGATCCCCGTCACCGGCTCGCTGCACATGGGAGGTGTCCCCTCCCAGTTCGGGGTGGCCGAGCCCGACGTACCCGGCGTGCTCCGCGAGGCCCTACAGCTGCCCGGCCTGGACCTGATTGGCTTTCATATTCACGCCGCGTCCAACAACCTCGACGCCGAGGCTCATGCCGCGTATCTGCGCTGGTGCGTGGAGTGGAGCGTACGGACGGCCCGGGACAACGGCATGGACCTGCGCCATATCGACATCGGCGGCGGCATCGGCGTCGCCTTCGAGGGCGAGAAGCCCTTCGACGTCGCCCGCTTCGGCGAACTCGCCGCAGCGGTCGAGGTCCCGGCGGGCGTGAAGGTGGTGCTGGAGCCCGGCCGCTTCCTGGTCGCCGACTGCGGCTGGTACGCCGCCGAGGTGACGGACGTGAAGGAGTCGTACGGCGAGGCGTTCGTGGTGCTGCGCGGCGGCATCAACCACTTCCAGCTCCCCACGTCCTGGGACATCGTCCACAACATGGCGGTGATGCCCGTGGAGAACTGGGCCGAGGAATGTCCCCGCCCGTGTGCCGAAGAGACGCGCGTGACGGTCGTCGGCGAGCTGTGCACTCCGGAAGACACCCTGCTGCGCGATGTCCTGGTGGACCGGATACGCGCCGGTGACCTGGTGGTTTTCCCGTACGCGGGCTCCTACGGCTGGGAGTTCGCCATGCACAGCTTTCTCGGCCACCCCGTCGCCGAGCGCCATCTGCTCTGA
- a CDS encoding pyridoxal phosphate-dependent decarboxylase family protein translates to MTGEIRGRGTATSGLDVALKSYDAEAAPGQTDGVRTRGRLSVAPEPASAGTDLLGEAVAGLLRGAVPSGSQVQNTALSGGAGGPDALEPLVLAVLAALAKGAVRRGGPVPAGTPEELAAEVARVFAEADGDDALHRLTELLAHGSADPADPSCAAHLHCPPLAVAVAADLAVAALNPSQDSWDQAPAATAVETLLLQELAQLVGYDPAEAAGVLTSGGTESNLMGLMLARDRVLGRVTERQIELSGVPGTGPRPRIFASAAAHFSVQRSAALLGLGEDAVVPVPVDRELRMKPDALASALRDCVARGAVPVAVVATAGTTDTGAVDPLRTCAALAAEYGAWLHVDAAYGGGALLSDELAPLVSGIALADSVSLDWHKLGWQPVAAGIFLVRRAETYASLARRAVYLNPQDDEEAGYPSLLGLSLRTTRRADAFKIAVTLRTLGREGLGRLVDACHELARGGAEAVRAHPRLELHSDPILTAFLFRYLPEGADPARTDRVNAALRRRLLREGRGVVGRTELPGEGPGRVRLKLTLLNPHTTAAEVERLLHTVAAAGQAEEDNQ, encoded by the coding sequence ATGACGGGCGAGATACGTGGCCGGGGGACGGCCACCAGTGGACTCGACGTAGCCCTGAAGTCGTACGACGCGGAGGCAGCGCCGGGGCAGACCGACGGCGTCCGTACGCGCGGCCGCTTGAGCGTGGCCCCTGAACCTGCCTCGGCGGGGACCGACCTTCTGGGCGAGGCCGTGGCCGGGCTGCTCCGTGGCGCCGTACCGTCGGGCAGCCAGGTCCAGAACACCGCACTGTCGGGAGGCGCGGGGGGACCTGACGCATTGGAGCCGCTGGTGCTGGCCGTACTGGCGGCTCTCGCCAAGGGCGCCGTGCGGCGTGGCGGGCCCGTTCCCGCCGGGACGCCCGAGGAACTGGCTGCGGAGGTCGCGCGGGTGTTCGCGGAGGCGGACGGCGACGACGCCCTGCACCGGCTGACCGAACTCCTGGCGCACGGCAGCGCCGACCCCGCCGACCCGTCCTGCGCCGCGCATCTCCATTGCCCGCCGCTGGCCGTCGCCGTCGCCGCCGATCTCGCCGTCGCCGCGCTCAACCCCTCCCAGGACTCCTGGGACCAGGCGCCCGCCGCCACCGCTGTGGAGACCCTGCTGCTCCAGGAGTTGGCGCAGCTCGTCGGGTACGACCCGGCGGAGGCGGCCGGAGTGCTCACCTCGGGCGGCACCGAGTCCAACCTCATGGGTCTGATGCTGGCCCGTGACCGGGTGCTGGGCCGCGTGACCGAGCGCCAGATCGAGCTGAGCGGAGTACCGGGCACCGGGCCGCGTCCGCGGATCTTCGCCTCCGCCGCCGCACACTTCTCCGTTCAGCGGTCGGCCGCCCTGCTGGGTCTCGGGGAGGACGCGGTCGTCCCCGTGCCGGTCGACCGCGAGCTGCGGATGAAGCCGGATGCGCTGGCGTCCGCTCTCCGCGACTGCGTCGCGCGCGGTGCGGTGCCGGTGGCCGTCGTGGCCACCGCCGGTACCACCGACACGGGTGCGGTCGACCCGCTGCGCACCTGCGCGGCGCTGGCCGCCGAGTACGGCGCCTGGCTGCACGTGGATGCCGCGTACGGCGGCGGCGCACTGCTGTCCGACGAGCTGGCGCCGCTGGTCAGCGGTATCGCGCTGGCCGACTCCGTATCCCTGGACTGGCACAAGCTGGGCTGGCAGCCGGTCGCCGCGGGCATCTTCCTGGTCCGGCGGGCGGAAACCTACGCCTCCCTCGCACGACGGGCGGTGTACCTCAATCCGCAGGACGACGAGGAGGCGGGCTACCCCAGCCTCCTCGGCCTCTCGCTGCGCACCACGCGCCGCGCCGACGCCTTCAAGATCGCCGTCACGCTGCGGACCCTGGGTCGCGAGGGCCTGGGCCGACTCGTGGACGCCTGCCATGAGCTGGCGCGCGGCGGTGCGGAGGCTGTACGGGCGCATCCCCGGCTGGAGTTGCATTCCGATCCCATCCTGACGGCGTTCCTCTTCCGCTACCTGCCCGAGGGCGCCGATCCCGCGCGCACCGACCGGGTGAACGCGGCGCTGCGGCGCAGGCTGCTGCGTGAGGGCCGGGGGGTCGTCGGTCGCACCGAGCTCCCGGGCGAGGGGCCGGGACGGGTCCGCCTGAAGCTGACGCTGCTCAACCCGCACACCACCGCCGCCGAGGTCGAGCGACTGCTGCACACGGTCGCCGCAGCGGGCCAGGCCGAGGAGGATAACCAGTGA
- a CDS encoding IucA/IucC family protein, producing the protein MNRPHDTRTVRPAQPVAVSPASGAVRPEGAASVSADGGSVRAQGAAPTSADGQPSGPGARESTAGTPSTRVQRIGPDPLDDADPLRAGDAAAMETLLRAYVRETGTEVPATGQALLIDLPASRLTLRVPVRYRSATGWHRFGAPTVVTADGDGLPADAALVAAALIRQTTLGRGVLPHHGGDAAARVLNSARRTATHIAHRRTEGGHGQGSTPFLDSEQALLLGHPFHPAPKSREEASEAELEAYSPELRGSFPLHWFAAHPDVVVGGSADGRSPAELLRPLAAGLKVPDGMVAVPAHPWQARDVLSRPEVATLVDAGLLRPLGAAGPAWYPTSSVRTVQRPDAEVMLKLSLGMRITNSRRNNLRSEMRLGVRATQLLAAGPGDWLRAEHPEFGILREFAWVSVGTEGPETGLETAIRDNPFRGGGNGAPEGLCVAGLLAERTGPGDGTPPRHRALLCEAVERAARALGVPVSEASERWLARYLDVLVVPLIRLQARYGIALEPHHQNTLVALDAHGLPRAGWYRDSQGYYLAASRAADIERLLPGATDGVELVFDDAFVDERVAYYLGINNLLGLVGAFGALGLADESHLLRVLRTALERLRTAEPAAKGLLDLLLDAPVLRCKGNYLTCVDGLDELVGDVHTQSVYIDLPNPLTEAQR; encoded by the coding sequence GTGAACCGGCCCCATGACACCCGTACGGTGCGGCCGGCACAGCCCGTGGCTGTATCGCCCGCATCCGGCGCCGTACGTCCGGAGGGTGCCGCGTCGGTATCTGCCGACGGCGGCAGCGTACGTGCGCAGGGCGCCGCGCCGACGTCCGCCGACGGGCAGCCGTCCGGCCCCGGTGCGCGGGAGAGTACTGCCGGCACCCCGTCAACCAGGGTTCAGAGGATCGGTCCGGACCCGCTCGACGACGCCGACCCACTCCGCGCTGGAGACGCCGCGGCGATGGAGACGCTGCTGCGCGCCTACGTACGGGAGACCGGCACTGAGGTGCCGGCGACCGGGCAGGCACTGCTGATCGACCTGCCCGCCAGTCGGCTCACCCTGCGGGTGCCGGTGCGGTACCGGTCGGCCACCGGCTGGCATCGCTTCGGTGCGCCCACCGTGGTCACAGCCGACGGCGACGGCCTTCCGGCCGACGCGGCATTGGTGGCGGCGGCGCTGATCCGGCAGACCACGCTGGGTCGCGGTGTGCTCCCGCACCACGGGGGCGACGCCGCCGCCCGGGTGCTGAACTCCGCTCGGCGCACCGCCACGCACATCGCCCACCGGCGCACCGAGGGCGGGCACGGCCAGGGGTCGACGCCGTTCCTGGACAGCGAGCAGGCGCTGCTGCTGGGCCATCCGTTCCACCCCGCGCCCAAGAGCCGCGAGGAGGCGTCGGAGGCCGAGCTGGAGGCGTACTCGCCCGAGCTGCGCGGCTCGTTCCCGCTGCACTGGTTCGCCGCCCACCCCGATGTCGTCGTCGGCGGGAGCGCGGACGGCCGCTCGCCCGCGGAGCTACTGCGTCCGCTCGCCGCCGGGCTGAAGGTGCCCGATGGCATGGTGGCGGTGCCCGCGCATCCCTGGCAGGCCCGGGACGTGCTGTCGCGTCCGGAGGTCGCCACGCTGGTCGATGCCGGTCTGCTCCGTCCGCTCGGTGCGGCCGGCCCCGCCTGGTACCCCACGTCCTCCGTGCGCACCGTGCAGCGGCCGGACGCCGAGGTGATGCTGAAGCTGTCCCTCGGTATGCGGATCACCAACTCCCGGCGGAACAATCTGCGCAGCGAGATGCGTCTCGGCGTACGGGCCACGCAGTTGCTGGCCGCGGGTCCCGGGGACTGGCTCCGTGCCGAGCACCCGGAGTTCGGCATCCTGCGCGAGTTCGCCTGGGTTTCGGTCGGTACCGAGGGCCCGGAAACGGGTCTGGAGACCGCGATCCGTGACAACCCCTTCCGGGGCGGCGGCAACGGCGCGCCCGAAGGGCTGTGCGTGGCGGGGCTGCTGGCCGAGCGGACCGGTCCGGGCGACGGCACTCCGCCGCGGCACCGTGCCTTGCTGTGCGAGGCGGTCGAGCGCGCCGCTCGCGCATTGGGCGTCCCGGTGTCCGAGGCGTCGGAGCGTTGGCTGGCCCGCTATCTGGATGTACTGGTCGTTCCTCTGATCCGCCTTCAGGCGCGGTACGGCATTGCCCTGGAGCCGCATCACCAGAACACCCTGGTGGCTCTCGACGCTCACGGACTGCCCCGCGCGGGCTGGTACCGGGACAGCCAGGGCTACTACCTGGCCGCTTCCCGGGCCGCCGACATCGAGCGGCTCCTGCCGGGCGCCACGGACGGCGTCGAGCTGGTATTCGACGACGCCTTCGTCGACGAGCGGGTGGCCTACTACCTCGGCATCAACAACCTGCTCGGTCTGGTCGGAGCATTCGGCGCGCTGGGACTGGCCGATGAGAGCCACCTGCTGCGCGTACTGCGCACCGCCCTTGAGCGGCTGCGCACGGCCGAGCCCGCCGCCAAGGGCCTGCTCGACCTGCTGCTCGACGCACCCGTACTGCGCTGCAAGGGCAACTACCTGACCTGTGTGGACGGACTCGACGAACTCGTCGGCGACGTCCACACCCAGTCCGTCTACATCGATCTCCCCAACCCCCTCACGGAGGCCCAGCGGTGA
- a CDS encoding alkaline phosphatase PhoX has protein sequence MSASSASSSAPPPSRREVLARTGALGAGIAFAGSFSEIFAGTAAAQGLGRSGYGPLVPDPAGLLDLPQGFRYKVLSRAGDTLRAEGRDEGKVPGNHDGMAAFRGHRGRVHLVRNHENRHSAAAGVPTVEGLTYDPAAKGGCTAIALDGRNNVLGQRVAIAGTAVNCAGGPTPWGTWLTCEENEDKAGTNGYTKDHGFVFEVDPVDPRRTGAVPLTAMGRFQHEAIAVDPQSGIVYETEDAFDKPFGLFYRFLPERPMGGRGSLRAGGALEAMRVPGVPDLSAVDEPGASFDGVEWVPVPDPLAKQTPIRLQDFGKKGITHAQKLEGCYWGDKAVYFVSSFARSAEGSAGDHFGQVWKYEPERRRLTMVVGFGPDTDIEMPGESPDNICLAPRGGLMVCEDGNGSQHVYGLTKRGEVYAMARNRQNIGTPEKPEWGEFAGVTFSPDCGTMYVNCYTPGTTFAVTGPWNH, from the coding sequence ATGTCCGCATCGTCAGCATCATCGTCTGCACCGCCCCCCTCACGCCGTGAAGTCCTCGCCCGTACGGGCGCCCTGGGCGCCGGTATCGCCTTCGCCGGGTCCTTCTCGGAGATCTTCGCCGGCACCGCCGCCGCACAGGGCCTGGGCCGCAGCGGTTACGGGCCGCTCGTGCCCGACCCGGCCGGACTGCTCGACCTGCCCCAGGGCTTCCGCTACAAGGTCCTCTCCCGGGCGGGCGACACGCTCCGCGCGGAAGGGCGCGACGAGGGCAAAGTCCCGGGCAACCACGACGGCATGGCCGCCTTCAGAGGCCACCGCGGCCGCGTCCATCTCGTCCGTAACCACGAGAACCGTCACAGCGCCGCGGCCGGTGTGCCCACGGTCGAGGGCCTGACGTACGACCCGGCCGCCAAGGGCGGCTGCACGGCCATCGCTCTCGACGGCCGCAACAACGTCCTCGGCCAGCGCGTCGCCATCGCCGGTACGGCCGTCAACTGCGCGGGTGGGCCCACCCCTTGGGGCACCTGGCTCACCTGCGAGGAGAACGAGGACAAGGCCGGCACCAACGGCTACACCAAGGACCACGGCTTCGTCTTCGAGGTCGACCCCGTCGACCCGCGCCGCACCGGCGCCGTCCCGCTCACCGCGATGGGCCGCTTCCAGCACGAGGCGATCGCCGTCGACCCGCAGAGCGGCATTGTGTACGAGACCGAGGACGCGTTCGACAAGCCCTTCGGCCTCTTCTACCGCTTCCTGCCCGAGCGTCCCATGGGCGGCAGGGGTTCGCTCCGCGCGGGCGGCGCTCTGGAGGCGATGCGCGTTCCCGGCGTACCCGACCTGTCGGCGGTCGACGAGCCGGGCGCGAGCTTCGACGGTGTCGAGTGGGTGCCCGTACCCGATCCACTGGCGAAGCAGACCCCCATCCGCCTCCAGGACTTCGGCAAGAAGGGCATCACGCACGCCCAGAAGCTGGAGGGCTGCTACTGGGGCGACAAGGCGGTCTACTTCGTGTCCAGCTTCGCGCGCAGCGCGGAGGGCTCGGCGGGCGACCACTTCGGGCAGGTGTGGAAGTACGAGCCGGAGCGGCGCCGCCTGACCATGGTCGTGGGCTTCGGTCCCGACACGGACATCGAGATGCCCGGCGAGTCCCCCGACAACATCTGCCTCGCCCCGCGCGGCGGCCTGATGGTGTGCGAGGACGGCAATGGCTCGCAGCATGTGTACGGGCTGACGAAGCGCGGCGAGGTGTACGCGATGGCCCGCAACCGGCAGAACATCGGTACGCCCGAGAAGCCGGAGTGGGGCGAGTTCGCCGGTGTCACCTTCTCGCCGGACTGCGGGACGATGTACGTCAACTGCTACACCCCGGGCACCACGTTCGCCGTAACGGGTCCGTGGAACCACTGA
- a CDS encoding lysine N(6)-hydroxylase/L-ornithine N(5)-oxygenase family protein → MTALSTSDDRNLPYDLVGVGIGPFNLSLAALADGVSGFRSLFLDAKPAFSWHPGLLMEGTTLQVPFLADLVTMADPTSPWSYLNYLRSHERMFKFFFSERFHIPRREYDHYCRWVAERLPSCRFDAEVTALEWDENADAFAVVHRSASGAETRVLARQVVLGVGTNPVVPEPLRPLLTDAHAGRVLHSADYRTHRARLAATDDVTVIGSGQSGAEVALDLLRHQDGDGQGGPYVRWLARTTAFAPMEYSKIGLEHFTPDYIRYFRELPEVTRERLVREQWQLYKGVSEETLGEIYDELYERTIGGGEPRAGLQPGVEIVAAEADGEGYLLTCRTQQQDSLFEVRTSAVVSATGYTASRPVFLESMGDLVDWDERGRYQIDGEYRVALDPRVSGTLYVQNAEMHTHGVGAPDLTLGAWRAATILNAAAGRGVLPVAPRQAFTTFGAPQSPTSDEPATAVPDVAAATPSGTPR, encoded by the coding sequence GTGACCGCTCTCTCGACTTCTGACGACCGGAATCTCCCCTACGATCTGGTCGGCGTCGGAATCGGCCCGTTCAACCTGTCCCTGGCCGCGCTGGCGGACGGGGTATCCGGCTTCCGGTCCCTCTTCCTGGACGCCAAGCCGGCGTTCTCCTGGCATCCGGGCCTGCTGATGGAGGGCACGACACTTCAGGTGCCGTTCCTCGCGGACCTGGTCACCATGGCCGACCCGACGAGCCCGTGGTCGTATCTGAACTACCTCCGCTCCCACGAGCGGATGTTCAAGTTCTTCTTCTCCGAGCGGTTCCACATTCCGCGCCGTGAGTACGACCACTACTGCCGCTGGGTCGCTGAGCGGCTGCCCTCTTGCCGCTTCGACGCCGAGGTCACCGCGCTGGAGTGGGACGAGAACGCGGACGCGTTCGCCGTCGTACACCGCTCCGCCTCCGGCGCCGAGACCCGCGTCCTGGCCCGCCAGGTCGTGCTCGGCGTGGGCACCAACCCCGTCGTCCCCGAGCCGCTGCGACCGCTGCTGACCGACGCCCACGCCGGCCGCGTGCTGCACAGCGCCGACTACCGCACCCACCGCGCCCGGCTCGCCGCCACCGACGACGTCACGGTCATCGGCTCGGGGCAGTCCGGCGCCGAGGTCGCGCTCGACCTGCTCCGCCACCAGGACGGCGACGGGCAGGGCGGCCCGTACGTCCGCTGGCTGGCCCGCACCACGGCCTTCGCGCCGATGGAGTACTCGAAGATCGGCCTGGAGCACTTCACCCCGGACTACATCCGCTACTTCCGCGAGCTCCCCGAGGTCACGCGCGAGCGACTGGTGCGGGAGCAGTGGCAGCTCTACAAGGGCGTGAGCGAGGAGACGCTGGGGGAGATCTACGACGAGCTGTACGAGCGCACCATCGGCGGCGGCGAGCCGCGCGCCGGGCTGCAGCCGGGCGTGGAGATCGTCGCGGCGGAGGCCGACGGCGAGGGGTATCTGCTCACCTGCCGTACTCAGCAGCAGGATTCGCTCTTCGAGGTCCGCACTTCCGCCGTCGTCTCCGCCACCGGCTACACCGCCTCCCGTCCGGTATTCCTGGAGTCGATGGGCGACCTCGTCGACTGGGACGAGAGGGGCCGCTACCAGATCGACGGGGAGTACCGGGTCGCGCTCGACCCCCGCGTCTCCGGCACGCTCTACGTCCAGAACGCCGAGATGCACACGCACGGCGTCGGCGCCCCCGACCTCACCCTCGGCGCCTGGCGCGCCGCGACCATCCTCAACGCCGCCGCAGGACGCGGCGTACTGCCCGTAGCCCCACGGCAGGCTTTCACAACCTTCGGCGCACCGCAGTCGCCGACGTCCGACGAGCCTGCGACGGCGGTCCCGGACGTGGCTGCGGCGACACCGTCCGGTACGCCGCGATGA
- a CDS encoding OsmC family protein produces the protein MAATRHAHTVWEGDLFKGKGTVTFDSSGIGSHPVSWPARTEEPNGMTSPEELIAAAQSSCYNMAFSNVLAKAGTPPTRLNTRADVTFQPGEGITGIHLTVEGEVPGMDQEAFAKAAEVGKENCPVSQALTGTKITLSASLV, from the coding sequence ATGGCAGCCACGCGTCACGCACACACCGTCTGGGAAGGCGACCTGTTCAAGGGCAAGGGGACCGTGACCTTCGATTCGTCCGGCATCGGCTCCCACCCTGTGTCCTGGCCGGCCCGTACGGAGGAGCCGAACGGCATGACCAGCCCCGAGGAGCTGATCGCCGCCGCCCAGTCCAGCTGCTACAACATGGCGTTCTCCAACGTGCTGGCCAAGGCCGGCACCCCGCCGACCCGCCTCAACACCCGGGCCGACGTGACGTTCCAGCCGGGCGAGGGCATCACCGGAATCCACCTCACCGTGGAGGGCGAGGTCCCGGGCATGGACCAGGAGGCCTTTGCCAAGGCGGCCGAGGTGGGCAAGGAGAACTGCCCGGTCAGCCAGGCACTGACGGGTACGAAGATCACGCTGAGCGCGTCACTCGTCTGA
- a CDS encoding diaminobutyrate--2-oxoglutarate transaminase has translation MTVHPAERTDAERTTGQADAILERQRTRESSARTYARSFPIVPARAQGMTVEGADGRRYLDCLSGAGTLALGHNHPVVLEAIQRTINSGAPLHVLDLATPEKDEFTDALFATLPSGFADKARIHFCGPAGTDAVEAAFKLMQTATGRRGLLAFTGAYHGMTAGALAASGGVTTKQPVPGIAADVTRLPYPYPYRCPFGVGGERGAQLSAVYTERLLDDPNGGVVPPAAMILEAVQGEGGAVPAPDAWLLDMRRITAERDIPLIVDEVQTGVGRTGAFWAVEHSGIVPDAMVMSKAIGGSLPLAVLVYHEDYDGWLPGAHTGTFRGNTLAMATGTATLRYVAKEGLAGRAATVGARMTARLEGLRSQLPAIGDVRGRGLMIGVELVDPEAEPDSCGARPAAPRVAAQVRAECLERGLIVELGGRYDSTVRLLPPLIITDEQAEAVLDRLTDAIATVTAAQVPGVQA, from the coding sequence ATGACCGTGCATCCCGCCGAACGAACCGATGCCGAACGCACCACAGGACAGGCCGACGCCATCCTGGAGCGCCAGCGCACCCGGGAGTCCTCGGCCCGCACCTACGCCCGGTCGTTCCCGATCGTTCCGGCCCGCGCACAGGGCATGACGGTCGAGGGCGCCGACGGCCGCCGCTACCTCGACTGCCTCTCCGGAGCCGGCACCCTGGCCCTCGGCCACAACCACCCGGTCGTGCTGGAGGCCATCCAGCGGACCATCAACAGTGGGGCGCCGCTGCACGTCCTTGACCTGGCCACCCCGGAGAAGGACGAATTCACCGACGCGCTGTTCGCCACCCTGCCCAGCGGCTTCGCTGACAAAGCCCGCATCCACTTCTGCGGGCCCGCCGGGACCGACGCGGTAGAAGCCGCGTTCAAGCTGATGCAGACCGCCACAGGGCGGCGCGGGCTGCTCGCCTTCACCGGCGCTTACCACGGGATGACAGCGGGTGCCCTGGCCGCCTCCGGCGGCGTCACCACCAAGCAGCCGGTGCCGGGAATCGCCGCCGACGTAACCCGGCTGCCCTACCCGTACCCCTACCGCTGCCCGTTCGGTGTCGGCGGGGAGCGCGGTGCGCAGCTGTCCGCCGTGTACACCGAGCGCCTGCTGGACGACCCGAACGGCGGGGTTGTCCCGCCCGCGGCGATGATCCTCGAAGCCGTGCAGGGGGAGGGCGGCGCCGTACCAGCTCCGGATGCCTGGCTGCTCGACATGCGTCGCATCACCGCGGAGCGCGACATCCCGCTGATCGTCGACGAGGTGCAGACCGGCGTCGGGCGCACGGGCGCCTTCTGGGCCGTGGAGCACAGCGGAATCGTGCCGGACGCGATGGTGATGTCCAAGGCGATCGGCGGCAGCCTGCCTCTGGCGGTACTCGTTTACCACGAGGACTACGACGGCTGGCTGCCCGGGGCCCACACCGGCACCTTCCGCGGCAACACCCTTGCCATGGCGACCGGCACGGCGACCCTGCGGTACGTCGCCAAGGAGGGCCTGGCCGGGCGGGCGGCCACCGTCGGCGCGCGGATGACGGCACGGCTGGAAGGTCTGCGGAGCCAACTCCCCGCGATCGGTGACGTTCGCGGTCGGGGCCTGATGATCGGTGTCGAGCTGGTCGACCCGGAGGCCGAGCCGGACTCCTGCGGCGCCCGGCCGGCCGCCCCGCGGGTGGCCGCGCAGGTACGGGCTGAGTGCCTGGAGCGCGGCCTGATCGTGGAGTTGGGGGGTCGCTACGACTCGACCGTGAGGCTGCTGCCGCCGCTCATCATCACCGACGAGCAGGCCGAAGCGGTGCTGGACCGGCTGACCGACGCCATCGCCACGGTGACGGCGGCCCAGGTTCCGGGCGTGCAGGCATGA